Proteins found in one Arachis stenosperma cultivar V10309 chromosome 8, arast.V10309.gnm1.PFL2, whole genome shotgun sequence genomic segment:
- the LOC130944703 gene encoding 50S ribosomal protein L28, chloroplastic-like, which yields MAMAGCSLVSTFPLKLKPPKTKTSSSNLFHPELAFVTSHLSGIKISYHPSPMPLLAPSPKFLPLQPLARRVCPFTGKKANKANKVSFSNHKTKKLQFVNLQYKRIWWEAGKRYVKLRLSTKALKTIEKNGLDAVAKKAGIDLRKK from the exons ATGGCAATGGCAGGTTGTTCACTGGTATCCACCTTCCCCCTCAAATTGAAGCCTCCGAAAACAAAAACCTCTTCTTCCAATCTCTTTCATCCAG aGCTTGCCTTCGTCACTTCCCACCTCAGCGGCATTAAAATTTCGTACCACCCTTCTCCTATGCCCCTTCTTGCGCCCTCTCCAAAGTTCTTACCTTTGCAGCCTCTTGCTC gGAGAGTTTGTCCCTTCACTGGAAAGAAAGCAAACAAGGCCAACAAAGTATCTTTCTCAAACCACAAGACAAAGAAACTGCAGTTTGTAAACCTGCAGTACAAGAGGATCTGGTGGGAAGCCGGGAAGCGCTATGTAAAGCTTCGGTTATCAACCAAGGCATTGAAAACCATAGAGAAGAATGGACTCGATGCAGTCGCGAAGAAAGCTGGAATTGACCTCCGGAAGAAATAA
- the LOC130943755 gene encoding protein LIKE EARLY STARVATION, chloroplastic, with protein sequence MATHIGSFAAGAFTTSPRVLPLSELLSHPFLLQTPRRNTKCVRLRVSASVSDDGERGGDSSYLDMWKRAVERDRKTAHFKRILDRTSPSPSPHDESAATGGLGDDLDNKTSNFQKLLQVPSEERDRIQRMQVIDRAAAAISAAKAILDDKGTNDGAKPAANDGADSNAKLLDGMQTESIFVSQSEKQRDGIPGPDFWSWTPPVDSDLPLDDAGGFQLDTKSSVHSSFSNPIMEKERSVQFLSIPFESVFSQSKHSPTLPPFQSLIEVEKMEDSASNMESPSLEEEERRGTLSSGHAAEAANALHMANNPLPSGVNPDGSRWWKETGIEQRPDGVICRWTMTRGISADKTIEWQEKYWEASDEFGYKELGSEKSGRDANANVWREFWRESMSQENGLMHMEKTADKWGKNGRGDEWQEKWWEHYNAAGQAEKWAHKWCSIDPNTPLEAGHAHVWHERWGETYDGYGGSIKYTDKWAERREGDGWEKWGDKWDENFDLNAHGVKQGETWWQGKHGDCWNRTWGEQHNGSGWIHKYGKSSSGEHWDTHVIQDTWYERFPHYGFYHCFENSVQLREVPKPSDILEP encoded by the exons ATGGCGACCCATATCGGATCCTTTGCTGCGGGTGCATTCACCACATCGCCGCGCGTCCTGCCCCTATCGGAGCTGCTCAGCCACCCGTTCCTCCTCCAAACACCGCGCCGTAACACAAAATGCGTCAGGCTCAGAGTCAGCGCCAGTGTTTCCGACGACGGAGAACGAGGAGGAGACTCGTCGTATCTGGACATGTGGAAGAGGGCCGTTGAGAGGGACAGGAAAACCGCTCACTTCAAGAGAATTCTTGACCGGacctctccctctccctctccacACGACGAGAGTGCCGCCACCGGTGGACTTGGGGACGATCTGGACAACAAGACCTCCAACTTCCAGAAGCTTCTACAAGTTCCCAGTGAAGAGAGGGACAGGATCCAGCGCATGCAGGTCATCGATCGAGCTGCTGCCGCAATATCTGCTGCCAAGGCCATCCTCGACGACAAAGGCACTAACGACGGGGCCAAGCCCGCCGCTAATGACGGCGCCGATTCCAATGCCAAGCTTCTAGATG GAATGCAAACGGAGAGTATTTTTGTGTCACAATcagaaaagcagagagatggtATTCCAGGCCCTGACTTTTGGTCCTGGACACCCCCAGTTGATAGTGATCTTCCTTTAGATGATGCTGGTGGCTTTCAGTTAGATACCAAGTCTTCAGTTCATTCTTCATTCTCCAATCCTATTATGGAGAAGGAACGATCGGTGCAATTCCTTTCGATTCCATTTGAAAGTGTATTCTCTCAAAGCAAACATAGTCCTACTCTACCCCCCTTTCAATCATTGATAGAGGTTGAAAAGATGGAAGACTCTGCTTCCAATATGGAGTCACCTTCCctggaagaggaagaaagacGTGGCACATTGTCCTCTGGCCATGCAGCTGAAGCAGCTAATGCCCTCCATATGGCCAATAATCCTTTACCTTCTGGAGTGAATCCAGATGGATCAAGATGGTGGAAGGAAACAGGAATTGAGCAAAGACCTGATGGCGTAATTTGTAGATGGACGATGACCAGAGGCATTAGCGCTGACAAAACCATCGAGTGGCAAGAGAAGTATTGGGAAGCTTCTGATGAGTTTGGCTATAAGGAACTTGGTTCTGAGAAATCTGGACGTGATGCGAATGCAAATGTTTGGCGAGAATTCTGGAGAGAATCCATGTCTCAG GAAAATGGGCTTATGCATATGGAGAAAACTGCAGACAAGTGGGGAAAGAATGGTAGAGGTGACGAATGGCAAGAAAAATGGTGGGAACACTACAATGCAGCTGGTCAAGCAGAGAAATGGGCACACAAATGGTGCAGTATTGATCCAAATACACCCTTGGAAGCTGGACATGCTCATGTTTGGCATGAAAG GTGGGGCGAAACGTATGATGGATATGGTGGCAGCATTAAATACACAGACAAATGGGCTGAGCGCCGCGAGGGTGATGGATGGGAGAAATGGGGTGACAAATGGGATGAAAATTTTGATCTAAATGCCCATGGTGTTAAGCAGGGGGAGACCTGGTGGCAAGGTAAGCATGGAGATTGCTGGAACAGAACTTGGGGAGAGCAACACAATGGTTCTGGATGGATTCACAAGTACGGTAAGAGCAGCAGTGGAGAACACTGGGACACACATGTTATTCAAGATACTTGGTATGAAAGATTCCCTCATTATGGTTTCTATCACTGCTTTGAAAACTCGGTGCAACTCAGGGAAGTTCCAAAACCATCTGATATACTGGAACCATAA